The following are from one region of the Vitis riparia cultivar Riparia Gloire de Montpellier isolate 1030 chromosome 14, EGFV_Vit.rip_1.0, whole genome shotgun sequence genome:
- the LOC117930061 gene encoding uncharacterized protein LOC117930061 has protein sequence MGKRRDKEMENNGSFNPQDIGIEKRFAKKKKQEASQINANSMFAFVTTSVYHSHVPTSASCLAPIANGGLSAMQEKETVGGNQLAGYIFMCNGKTKPDCFKYRVFGLPAARIDVVAKIKPSTILFLFDFNLKILYGVFVAASNGILGLEPRAFGGKFSAQVRFEIFKDCLPLPEIAFKHVIKDNYQGHCKFRQELSNKQVNDLIPLFRTVAARQSAPVAPLIPNTVPSTRTLPPGFDEQTTLPPGFEEHVQPHQILHSSNDQSVAGLQLTPAGLAPAVQHGQQAVTPLAYEPHGSAAPEACFQPSVQSQHFLCAGQQPYSNPYYLEEGHQSYFPENPSLPPHAPCNRYAAVQESSESEIVPQLGTGYNHYFQNFGVTNAPVQHEALAASNAPIQAHAPTPEPFMTHSHIGSSSSSSSLSSSYWVGVASEYPNQAMATYWAGVASENPNQVTTAYWAGEASEDLSQTTAAYWTGAPRETTNLGGKNAPVALARSNYNLCLCITGRMHCSSSLVLYSNDLQSTSILWKLPFR, from the exons ATGGGAAAGAGAAGagacaaagaaatggaaaacaatGGTTCTTTCAACCCACAGGATATAGGGATTGAGAAAAGATTtgcaaagaagaaaaagcaagAAGCTTCTCAGATCAATGCAAATTCAATGTTTGCCTTTGTCACTACTTCTGTGTACCATTCACATGTGCCCACCTCTGCCTCCTGCCTTGCCCCTATTGCCAATGGTGGTTTGTCTGCTatgcaagaaaaagaaacagtTGGTGGGAATCAGCTTGCTGGGTATATATTCATGTGTaatggaaaaacaaaaccaGATTGCTTTAAGTACCGAGTTTTTGGTCTTCCTGCTGCCAGAATAGATGTTGTGGCAAAGATCAAGCCAAGCACGATActgtttttgtttgattttaatttaaagattCTCTATGGTGTATTTGTAGCTGCCTCTAATGGAATATTAGGATTGGAGCCAAGGGCTTTCGGAGGGAAATTTTCGGCCCAG GTGAGATTTGAGATTTTCAAGGATTGCTTACCTTTGCCAGAGATCGCTTTCAAGCATGTTATCAAAGATAATTACCAGGGGCATTGCAAATTTAGACAAGAGCTCAGTAACAAACAA GTAAATGATCTAATTCCATTGTTCCGGACAGTGGCTGCACGACAATCAGCACCTGTTGCCCCTCTTATTCCAAATACTGTGCCATCAACAAGAACTCTACCTCCTGGCTTTGATGAACAAACAACTCTACCCCCAGGCTTCGAGGAACATGTCCAACCACATCAAATCCTCCACTCTTCAAATGATCAATCTGTGGCTGGATTGCAGCTTACTCCTGCTGGTCTGGCCCCTGCTGTTCAACATGGTCAACAAGCAGTCACACCTCTTGCATATGAACCTCATGGCTCAGCAGCTCCTGAGGCGTGTTTCCAACCATCTGTACAATCTCAGCATTTTCTGTGTGCAGGCCAACAACCTTATTCTAACCCATATTATCTTGAGGAAGGTCATCAATCATATTTTCCTGAAAACCCATCATTACCTCCACATGCCCCATGTAACAG ATATGCTGCTGTCCAGGAGAGTAGTGAGAGTGAAATTGTTCCGCAACTGGGTACAGGATACAATCACTACTTCCAGAACTTTGGAGTAACTAATGCTCCAGTACAACATGAGGCACTTGCAGCTTCTAATGCTCCTATACAAGCTCATGCCCCAACACCGGAACCGTTCATGACTCATTCACATATAGGTTCttcatcctcatcctcatctCTTTCATCTTCTTATTGGGTTGGAGTGGCTTCTGAGTACCCAAATCAGGCCATGGCTACTTATTGGGCAGGAGTGGCTTCTGAGAACCCAAATCAAGTCACTACTGCTTATTGGGCAGGGGAGGCTTCTGAGGACCTAAGCCAGACCACGGCTGCTTACTGGACAGGAGCTCCCCGTGAGACCACTAATCTGGGAGGTAAGAATGCGCCTGTCGCTCTTGCAAGGAGCAACTACAACCTATGCTTATGCATAACTGGGAGGATGCACTGCAGTAGTAGCCTTGTTCTCTATTCTAATGACTTGCAATCAACTTCAATATTGTGGAAATTACCCTTTAGATGA
- the LOC117930163 gene encoding N-alpha-acetyltransferase MAK3-like — METRSEEEGSRVELIDASEIEYVSYGGEHHLPLVMHLVDQELSEPYSIFTYRYFVYLWPHLSFLAFHKGKCVGTVVCKMGEHRNTFRGYIAMLVVIKPYRGRGIATELVTRSIKVMMESGCEEVTLEAEVTNKGALALYGRLGFIRAKRLFRYYLNGVDAFRLKLLLPRPELHPSLPMMADRDEPHTHDDHIPPEESSELYRGL, encoded by the exons ATGGAGACGAGGAGTGAAGAGGAAGGAAGCAGAGTAGAATTGATTGATGCCTCTGAGATAGAGTACGTGAGCTATGGAGGCGAACATCACCTACCCCTTGTCATGCACCTGGTCGATCAAGAACTCAGCGAACCCTACTCAATTTTCACCTACAGATACTTCGTCTACCTCTGGCCTCACCTCTCTTTCCTG GCTTTCCACAAGGGTAAATGTGTAGGAACCGTAGTCTGTAAGATGGGAGAGCATCGGAATACATTCAGAGGTTACATAGCGATGTTGGTGGTGATCAAGCCTTACAGAGGCAGAGGCATtg CCACTGAACTTGTTACCAGATCTATTAAAGTGATGATGGAATCAGGGTGCGAAGAG GTAACATTGGAAGCAGAAGTTACAAATAAAGGAGCACTTGCATTATATGGGCGTCTTGGCTTTATCAGGGCAAAACGGCTCTTTCGCTACTATTTGAATGGAGTTGATGCTTTTCGGCTAAAGCTGCTATTACCCCGCCCAGAGTTACACCCATCCCTGCCTATGATGGCGGATAGAGATGAACCCCACACACATGATGATCACATACCACCTGAAGAAAGCTCTGAGCTCTATAGAGGCTTGTAA